The DNA segment ACCACTCAAAATCTCAATCTTGTCCCCTTCATTTCGTGCGGTTGCAAATTCGTTTTGTCCTGGTTTTCTTCGGTTCATTTCACTTTGAATAAACTCTTCATCAAACTTAATGCCAGCAGGAACACCATCTACAATGCAGCCCAATGCTTTTCCATGACTCTCACCAAAGGTTGTAAATCTAAATCGTTCACCAAATGTATTCATCTTTTTTTGCCTTTTATTGTATCTAATGCTATTTTTGCAACGGCTTGTTGTGCCAATTTTTTACTCTTACCTTTCGCACATCCGTAAGTCTCTCCATTGATCCAAATAGAGACTTCAAACTCTTTTTGATGATCTGGTCCATACGATTTTTCAAGCTTATATTCAGGGATTGAACCAAATTCTGCTTGTGTAATCTCTTGAAGAGCTGTTTTATAATCACTGAAAAGTACATCTAAGTTGATTTTATCGTAGCTTTTTTCTAATAAATTAAGCATGATGGGTTTTAGTACCTCTAAGCCAGACTCTAAATAAATGGCACCCATAATGGCTTCAAAAGCATCTGAGAGAATTGAGGCTTTATGTCTTCCTTTGTTTCTCTCTTCTGCAACAGAGATATAAATGAAACTTCCTAAATCAATCTCTTTAGCCAACTTTGTAAAACCTGTTTCATTGACCAATGAAGCTCTGATTTTAGAGAGTTCTCCTTCATTTGATTTTGGGAACTTACTATAAAGGTACTCTCCTACAATTAAGTTTAAAACCGCATCTCCTAAAAACTCTAAACGCTCATTGTTATAAGGTTTCTTAAAACTTTTGTGCGTAAGTGCTTCGATTATCAGGTTCTTATCTTTAAACTGATAATCCAAACACTTCTCTAATTTTGAGTAATCGCTCATTCTTTTTTTCCTTTGTTATTTTAATTTTTCAGCTTGGGTTCGTGCAAGTATATCACAACGTTCATTCTCTTCATGACCAGCATGACCTTTGACCCATTGGGCCGTAATGGTGTGAGGTTTTGAAACTTCAAGATATTCTTGCCATAACTCTACATTTTTTACAGGTTTTTTTGCGGCTGTTTTAAAACCATTTCTCACCCAACCTGCAAGCCATTCATTAATCGCTTGCACCACATATTTAGAGTCACTTATGATGTGGACTTTACAAGGTTCTTTTAATCGTTTTAGACCCTCAATAACACCAGTGAGTTCCATTTGATTGTTGGTGGTCATGGGGTTTCCCCCGCTGAACTCTTTGATATGTCCATTGTACTCTAAAAGAGTACCCCAACCACCTGGTCCTGGGTTACCTAAGCTGGAACCATCACTGTAAAGATTGATTTGCTTCAATAACTCTCCTTGTTAATTCGGGTTCAATTTTAAACGTTAAAATATTATGACAGTGCGGACACCGCGATTCATAAATAGGGTGGATACTTTTGCACTTCGTACAGATAAACTCAAAATTCAAATCAATTTTAAATTGACTTTTAGCTTTTCTTGACATGATGATGACATCCAATTCAAAAACAGAACTGTTTTGAACTTCATTGATGTACCCTTTTGCCGTGTAGAGTTCTTGTAGTATCGCAATTTGTCCTACTG comes from the Candidatus Marinarcus aquaticus genome and includes:
- the rnc gene encoding ribonuclease III, translated to MSDYSKLEKCLDYQFKDKNLIIEALTHKSFKKPYNNERLEFLGDAVLNLIVGEYLYSKFPKSNEGELSKIRASLVNETGFTKLAKEIDLGSFIYISVAEERNKGRHKASILSDAFEAIMGAIYLESGLEVLKPIMLNLLEKSYDKINLDVLFSDYKTALQEITQAEFGSIPEYKLEKSYGPDHQKEFEVSIWINGETYGCAKGKSKKLAQQAVAKIALDTIKGKKR
- the rnhA gene encoding ribonuclease HI, with translation MKQINLYSDGSSLGNPGPGGWGTLLEYNGHIKEFSGGNPMTTNNQMELTGVIEGLKRLKEPCKVHIISDSKYVVQAINEWLAGWVRNGFKTAAKKPVKNVELWQEYLEVSKPHTITAQWVKGHAGHEENERCDILARTQAEKLK